One segment of Passer domesticus isolate bPasDom1 chromosome 28, bPasDom1.hap1, whole genome shotgun sequence DNA contains the following:
- the BOLA3 gene encoding bolA-like protein 3 yields the protein MAAAALGRGPLFLRCRCWRGLASGTDGEARLARLLRERFPRASAIKVVDISGGCGAMYEIHVESEEFREKRTVQQHRMVTQALSEEIKHMHGLRIFTSAPKG from the exons atggcggcggcggcgctgggcCGGGGCCCG CTGTTCCTGCGCTGCCGCTGCTGGCGGGGCCTGGCCTCCGGCACGGACGGGGAGGCGCGCCTGGCGCGGCTGCTGCGGGAGCGGTTCCCGCGGGCCTCGGCCATCAAGGTGGTGGACATCTCAG gaggctgcGGCGCCATGTACGAGATCCACGTGGAGTCGGAGGAGTTCCGGGAGAAGCGCAcggtgcagcagcacaggatggTGACCCAG GCGCTGAGCGAGGAGATCAAGCACATGCACGGCCTGCGCATCTTCACCTCGGCCCCCAAGGGCTGA